In a single window of the Nicotiana tomentosiformis chromosome 8, ASM39032v3, whole genome shotgun sequence genome:
- the LOC104092029 gene encoding uncharacterized protein, whose protein sequence is MASSQVEIASSSPFGYVLNRCSARDSNPFQKHFKNLVQNHADLLVHKTKCDKNENNSPKKRSKAAEKWDKARNMVFSMDKEKNKESSLDVPNLGGVSSLVRKWKDFEAESKTMNLANNSENSLYVESPHKRFDECDESCIVKSDSFGDWESDKTDNVDSNSAQGTKDSDITENERLKVSDIIRKLTYTIGDESHGRDHNGNVVVNGGSLPRVRTTLDISEQQQRCCFSPVLNSPRFIRGRQAFSDLLLQMERDRHREIQRLVERKAVSKFQQRGRIQALLRVRLIRRGAEVRDGRSVNCSASESNRLTHSAIMHLREKFNTVGQHCLANSRNNSREVVESAREVGSLPSTPKHRRELARSNSAKVGTGLSTHQQREEDPCKGLVKESSGLQPGVAKSRSVPITLGDTTKEVVDNILKVGNFCTSNQPREENHYQDLSKQTSPKKIETRIHVTNSSNSQKEMAFSDTNPVFSCRSNQHDMDLNNREVSISLPSYTSQAQSSDSFHELQIKQHLGTSNEWSSDNANPQSDWEEETASQHLVESDSGWVSDYSHTANGWDEIQSAYQQQVEVNEDWISNVSRPRKEWEGLRHERYQEMLDRFLDNHDIQLLLQRKSVSNFLTSDLREKIDRIMASQSQQLPNGMRISHVEDEEVPTQVDKEEEEDVVLRHNATEEDVEVEEEQDSGYDDEDEVLIDDNTSSWSLNQVKEVTDDSYHFPSPSSLQSQSSSICSQRIKPCSSSSRNSSTEMELIYELRGHMEQLHQEIFEIRRSMKSCMNMQMKLQRSIKQDVAAAISQLGQKSKRNSDNKGPNKGNCCICCEEPVDSLLYRCGHMCTCFKCAHELLRGTGKCPICRDPIMDIVRAYAHS, encoded by the exons ATGGCCTCTTCTCAAGTAGAAATTGCCTCCTCTTCTCCATTTGGTTATGTCCTTAATAGATGCAGTGCTAGAGATTCTAATCCTTTTCAAAAACATTTCAAGAATTTAGTCCAAAACCATGCTGATTTATTGGTACACAAAACAAAATGTGACAAGAATGAGAATAATAGTCCAAAGAAGAGAAGTAAAGCTGCTGAAAAATGGGATAAAGCTAGAAATATGGTTTTTTCAATGGACaaagagaagaataaagaaagtTCTTTGGATGTTCCAAATCTTGGAGGTGTTTCTTCCCTTGTGAGGAAATGGAAAGATTTTGAAGCAGAGTCAAAAACCATGAATTTGGCTAACAATTCTGAGAATTCTTTATATGTGGAGTCCCCTCATAAAAGATTTGATGAATGTGATGAATCTTGCATTGTGAAAAGTGATTCATTTGGTGATTGGGAATCCGATAAAACGGATAACGTTGATTCAAATTCTGCTCAGGGTACTAAAGATTCTGATATTACAGAAAATGAGAGGTTGAAAGTTTCAGATATTATCAGGAAATTGACATAtactattggagatgaaagtCATGGCCGCGACCATAATGGTAACGTTGTTGTAAATGGTGGATCGTTGCCTCGAGTTAGGACAACATTGGATATTTCAGAACAACAACAAAGGTGTTGTTTTTCGCCTGTTCTGAATTCGCCTCGTTTCATCAGAGGGCGCCAGGCGTTTAGTGATTTGCTGTTGCAAATGGAGCGCGATAGACATAGGGAAATTCAACGTCTTGTGGAACGTAAAGCAGTTTCCAAGTTCCAACAAAGAGGCCGCATTCAG GCTTTGCTTCGAGTTAGACTCATACGACGTGGTGCAGAAGTTAGAGATGGCCGATCAGTGAATTGCTCAGCGTCTGAATCAAATAGATTGACACATTCTGCAATTATGCATCTCAG GGAAAAGTTCAATACAGTAGGACAACATTGTCTTGCTAACTCAAGAAACAACTCAAGGGAAGTGGTAGAAAGCGCTCGTGAAGTTGGAAGCCTCCCTTCTACACCAAAACACAGAAGGGAACTGGCTCGTAGCAACTCTGCGAAAGTAGGAACTGGATTGTCAACACATCAACAGAGAGAAGAGGATCCGTGTAAGGGGCTGGTCAAGGAGAGTTCAGGACTGCAGCCCGGTGTAGCTAAATCAAGAAGTGTCCCTATAACATTAGGAGATACAACTAAAGAGGTAGTAGATAACATCCTAAAAGTTGGAAACTTTTGTACATCCAATCAACCTCGCGAGGAGAATCATTACCAGGATCTATCCAAGCAAACAAGCCCCAAAAAGATAGAAACCAGGATACACGTTACCAACTCATCGAACTCCCAGAAAGAGATGGCGTTTAGTGACACAAATCCAGTATTTTCTTGTAGATCGAATCAACATGACATGGACCTTAACAATCGAGAAGTTAGCATCAGCTTACCGAGCTATACTTCACAAGCACAGAGCTCAGACAGTTTCCATGAACTGCAAATAAAGCAGCATCTAGGAACTAGTAACGAGTGGTCTAGTGATAACGCTAATCCTCAAAGCGATTGGGAAGAGGAAACTGCGAGCCAACACCTAGTTGAAAGTGATAGTGGTTGGGTAAGTGATTATTCCCATACAGCTAATGGATGGGATGAAATACAGTCTGCTTATCAGCAGCAAGTAGAAGTCAATGAAGACTGGATAAGCAATGTCTCTCGTCCACGTAAAGAATGGGAAGGCCTCAGGCACGAAAGATACCAAGAGATGCTTGATCGATTCTTAGACAACCATGATATACAACTACTTCTTCAAAG AAAAAGTGTTTCAAATTTTCTTACCAGTGATTTGAGGGAGAAAATTGATCGAATAATGGCGTCTCAGTCACAACAACTACCAAATGGCATGAGAATCAGCCATGTTGAGGATGAAGAAGTACCAACACAAGTGGataaagaagaggaagaggacgTGGTATTACGACATAATGCAACAGAAGAGGATGTTGAGGTAGAAGAAGAACAAGACTCGGGTTATGACGATGAAGATGAAGTATTAATTGATGACAACACATCATCATGGAGCCTAAATCAAGTCAAGGAAGTAACTGATGACTCTTATCACTTCCCATCTCCTTCTTCACTACAATCTCAATCATCTAGTATTTGCtcccaacgcattaaaccgtgcTCTTCTTCTTCAAGAAATTCTTCAACT GAAATGGAACTCATATATGAATTGAGAGGACATATGGAGCAACTCCACCAAGAGATTTTTGAAATACGGAGATCTATGAAGAGTTGCATGAACATGCAAATGAAATTACAACGTTCGATTAAGCAGGACGTTGCTGCTGCAATTAGCCAGTTAG GTCAAAAAAGCAAGAGGAATTCAGATAACAAGGGTCCAAACAAAGGAAATTGTTGTATTTGCTGTGAGGAGCCTGTTGATTCACTGCTTTACAG ATGTGGGCATATGTGCACCTGTTTCAAGTGTGCTCATGAATTGCTTAGGGGTACAGGAAAATGTCCAATTTGCCGAGATCCAATAATGGATATTGTGCGTGCATATGCTCATTCATGA
- the LOC138897129 gene encoding uncharacterized protein has protein sequence MVNANRTDWSKMLDDALWAYRTSYKIPIGMSPYQLVFRNAYHLQVELEYKAMRALKKFNLDWDVAANLRVAHSNELDESVVGVTPFGALDLKNKNNEIFRVNGHRVKNYLGKVGYSHVVVAIHFT, from the exons atggtgaatgctaatcggacggattggtccaagatgcttgatgacgcattatgggcttatcggacatCATACAAAATACCTATTGGAATGTCGCCATACCAGTTGGTGTTCAGAAACGCTTATCATCTTCAGGTGGAACTAGAGTACAAGGCAATGAGGGCTCTAAAGAAGtttaatcttgattgggatgtagccgctaacttgagggttgcacattcgaatgaattggatgagtctg TTGTTGGCGTAACACcatttggtgcattagacttgaagaacaaaaacaatgaaatattccgagtcaatggtcaccgggtgaagaacTACTTGGGAAAGGTTGGATATAGCCACGTGGTGGTGGCCATTCACTTCACTTGA